The proteins below come from a single Spiroplasma endosymbiont of Atherix ibis genomic window:
- a CDS encoding type II toxin-antitoxin system antitoxin SocA domain-containing protein, whose translation MFFYFKEDFINYVVNVIAKVKKENCIKKVTQIQIQKIIYIVYSYFLLFKEKIANIDFETWRWGPVIYELWKKHTCYSKSDITIIYLEKIDLKIDKDFHHENKIIYEIVKFLLDLKSWDIVIICHEQTPWKKLYKHSKNNLIKDQDIIRFHNENNNNFFHYIDFIVKNVLK comes from the coding sequence ATGTTTTTTTATTTTAAAGAGGATTTTATTAATTATGTGGTAAATGTTATAGCTAAAGTTAAAAAAGAAAATTGTATTAAAAAAGTAACTCAGATTCAAATTCAAAAAATAATTTATATTGTTTATTCTTATTTTTTATTATTTAAAGAAAAGATAGCTAATATAGATTTTGAAACTTGAAGATGAGGTCCTGTTATTTATGAGCTTTGAAAAAAACACACATGCTATTCAAAATCAGATATAACTATAATTTATTTAGAAAAAATTGATTTAAAAATAGATAAAGATTTTCATCACGAAAATAAAATAATTTATGAGATAGTTAAATTTTTATTAGATTTAAAATCCTGAGATATTGTAATAATTTGTCATGAACAAACTCCATGAAAAAAATTATATAAACATAGTAAAAATAATTTAATAAAAGATCAAGATATTATTCGTTTTCATAATGAAAATAATAATAATTTTTTTCATTATATAGATTTTATAGTAAAAAATGTTTTAAAATAA
- the gap gene encoding type I glyceraldehyde-3-phosphate dehydrogenase produces MKKIAINGFGRIGRLAFRQLFLSKDFEIVAINDLTNSKTLAYLLEFDSAHGRFMSGKIEAKEGAIIVDGKEIKILAERDAKNLPWKEMGIDLVVECTGFYVSKEKSQAHIDAGAKKVIISAPATGDLKVVVYGVNHKILTNDDQIVSAASCTTNCLAPVAKILDENFGIVKGLMNTIHAVTNDQNLLDLPHSDLRRGRAAAWNIVPSKTGAAAAVGKVLPKLNGKLDGLALRVPTITGSIVDLTVELSKKTSVEEINNAVKTAISSDAELNAALEYCTKEIVSQDVIGSTYGSIFDATLTRVMEVDGKQLVKVFAWYDNENSFTSQFIRTIKYMLSL; encoded by the coding sequence ATGAAAAAAATAGCAATTAACGGTTTTGGAAGAATTGGACGTCTAGCTTTTAGACAATTATTCTTATCAAAAGATTTTGAAATTGTAGCAATCAATGATTTAACAAATTCAAAAACATTAGCATACTTATTGGAGTTTGACTCAGCTCATGGAAGATTTATGAGTGGGAAAATCGAAGCAAAAGAAGGAGCTATTATAGTTGATGGTAAAGAAATTAAAATTTTAGCAGAAAGAGATGCTAAAAATTTACCATGAAAAGAAATGGGGATTGACTTAGTAGTAGAATGTACAGGATTCTATGTTTCTAAAGAAAAATCTCAAGCTCATATAGATGCAGGAGCTAAAAAAGTAATTATTTCAGCACCAGCAACAGGAGACTTAAAAGTAGTAGTTTATGGTGTAAACCATAAAATATTAACAAATGATGATCAAATTGTTTCTGCAGCTTCATGTACAACAAATTGTTTAGCACCAGTAGCAAAAATTTTAGATGAAAATTTTGGAATTGTTAAAGGATTAATGAATACAATTCACGCAGTTACAAATGATCAAAACTTATTAGACTTACCACACTCAGACTTACGTCGTGGTCGTGCAGCTGCATGAAATATAGTTCCATCAAAAACTGGAGCAGCAGCAGCAGTTGGTAAAGTATTACCAAAATTAAATGGAAAATTAGATGGATTAGCTTTACGTGTTCCAACAATTACAGGATCAATAGTTGATTTAACAGTTGAATTATCAAAAAAAACATCAGTTGAAGAAATTAACAATGCAGTTAAAACAGCAATCTCAAGTGATGCTGAGTTAAATGCAGCATTAGAATATTGTACAAAAGAAATCGTTTCACAAGATGTAATTGGTTCAACATATGGTTCAATCTTTGATGCAACATTAACAAGAGTTATGGAAGTTGATGGGAAACAATTAGTTAAAGTATTTGCTTGATATGATAATGAAAATTCATTTACTTCACAATTTATCCGTACAATTAAATACATGTTAAGTTTATAA